From Triticum urartu cultivar G1812 chromosome 2, Tu2.1, whole genome shotgun sequence, a single genomic window includes:
- the LOC125538364 gene encoding splicing factor YJU2: MGERKVLNKYYPPDFDPAKIPRRKQPKNKQITVRMMLPMSIRCGTCGTYIYKGTKFNSRKEDCIGETYLGIQIFRFYFKCTRCSAEMTFKTDPQNSDYTVESGASRNFEPWRKEDEVVDKQKRKREEEEMGDAMRALENRAMDSKQDMDILAALEEMRSMKSRHAGVSVDQMLEILKHSAHQKEEKTVAELDEEDEELIKSITFRNSKDYVKRIEDDDDDDEDFGILGKPSVMLKINGSSEAVLNPTDVLTKANAPESASKEGNKSFASKMPKFIVKPKPAAATANPQKKQKTESTAVQDNGKAPATEEKNEASEGKKTNVLQSLCQYDSDESD, translated from the exons ATGGGTGAGCGGAAGGTGCTGAACAAGTACTACCCGCCGGACTTCGACCCGGCGAAGATCCCGCGGCGGAAGCAGCCCAAGAACAAGCAGATCACTGTGCGCATGATGCTTCCCATGAGCATCCGCTGTGGCACTTGCGGGACGTACATCTACAAGGGCACCAAGTTCAACTCGCGCAAGGAGGACTGCATCGGCGAG ACATACTTGGGCATACAAATATTTAGGTTTTACTTCAAGTGTACTAGGTGCTCAGCTGAGATGACTTTCAAAACAGACCCTCAGAATTCAGACTACACGGTGGAATCTGGGGCTAGTCGCAATTTTGAACCTTGGCGGAAAGAGGATGAG GTTGTGGACAAACAGAAGAGAAAACGAGAAGAGGAGGAGATGGGCGATGCAATGAGAGCACTGGAGAACAGAGCAATGGATTCAAAGCAGGACATGGACATACTTGCTGCTTTAGAAGAAATGCGGTCTATGAAG TCTAGACATGCTGGAGTCTCCGTTGACCAGATGCTTGAAATTTTGAAGCATTCCGCTCATCAGAAG GAGGAAAAAACAGTAGCAGAACTAGATGAAGAAGACGAAGAACTCATCAAATCAATCACTTTTCGA AACTCAAAAGATTATGTTAAACGGATCGAAGacgatgatgacgatgatgaagattttgGTATACTAGGAAAGCCAAGTGTCATGTTAAAG ATCAATGGATCTTCTGAAGCAGTGTTAAATCCAACAGATGTATTGACCAAAGCTAATGCACCTGAGAGTGCCAGTAAGGAAG GAAACAAGAGCTTTGCATCTAAGATGCCCAAATTCATAGTAAAACCAAAGCCCGCTGCTGCAACCGCAAATCCTCAGAAGAAACAGAAGACTGAATCCACAGCTGTCCAAGATAACGGCAAAGCACCGGCCACCGAGGAAAAAAATGAAGCTTCAGAAGGGAAGAAGACCAATGTTCTTCAGTCCCTCTGCCAGTATGATAGCGACGAAAGTGATTGA